Genomic window (Deltaproteobacteria bacterium):
GGGACGAAGACAAAGATCCAAGCCGGCGGATCGACATGCTGGGCGTGGTGCATCGAAGCTCCTCGCCAAAGCGCACTTCTAACGAGCGTGGCGCTCGCTCGCCCGTCGGCTCCGGACTTGCGAGCGCGAAGCTATTGTCGATCGATGCACGCCAAGCTCTCGATCCTGCCGTTGCTCGCTTCGCTGCTTGCCGCATGCGGTGGAGGCGGCGCCACCTCGACGTCGTCCACGAGCTCGACCGCATCCGCCACGGCGACCGGCACGCAGAGCATGTCGACGACCGGGACAAGTGCGACGTCCACGAGCTCGTCATCGACGACAGGAACCAGCACAGGGTCCTCGAGCGCGTCGTCGACAACGGGAACCAGCTCAACATCCGCGAGCGCGACGTCGACGACGGGGACAAGCAGCACGTCCACGAGCGCGACAGGAACCAGCTCGACGTCCACGACCGCCACCTCAACGAGCGCGAGCTCGTCGACCGGCAGCAGCGCGAGCTCCACGTCTTCGACCAGCTCGACCGGCAGCAGCGGCAGCATCGTCACCTACGGCCAGCCGTACACCGGCGGCGTCTACAACCTCGGGCCCGTCGACTACGCCGAGACGCAGTGGCACAACGCGTGCGCGCCCGCGACCAAGTACGCGCCCGCGATCCAGGTCGAAGAGGGCACGCTGCTCGCGGGCTTGTGGAGCGGCATCCCGAACGTCGCCGGCTTGTGCGACGCGTGCATCACCGTGACCACGGCCCAGGGCCACACCGCGATCCTCCGTGTGGTGACCTATGGCGCCACGAGCACCAACAGCATCGACGTGAGCCCCGAGGCGTACGACCTCCTCAACGCCTCCGAGTACCCGCGCGACATGACCTGGCAGCTCGCCGAGTGCCCGGATACCGGCGTCATCAACTACGAGTTCCAGACCGGCTCCAGCGAATGGTGGACCAGCCTCTGGGTGCGCAACGCGCGCGTGCCTCTCTCGAAGGTGGAGGTCATGAGCCCGAACCACTCGAGCTTCGTGGAGCTCACGCGCGGCAGCGACGGCACACTCACCGATCCGAGCGGCTTCGGCGCGGGCACGTTCACGATTCGCCTCACCGGCATCGACGGCCAGGTCGTCACCGACACGCTCTCGTGGCCTTCGAGCGGAATCGCCGGCGTGACCCTGAACGGTGCAGGCAACTTCCAATAGTGATTTACCCGGAACGCGGAACTCGCTAACTAGTTCTGTACCAGGAGGGCGTATGCGAACTGTCATCTTCTGTACCGTGATTTCCGTGGCGTTGTCGGGCTGCTCGCTCTGCACCATGGGCGGCGACGCCGCGACCGAAGGCATGCGCGCCCAGAACCAGCCGCCTCCGCAGCCGACGCCCACACCCACCGCGCCGCCCATGCAGCCCATGCCCGCGGGCTACGGCGCGATGATGGCCAAGGCCTACACGCAGATGGTGCTCGGGATGGGCTTCGGCATGGGCGCGCTCGCCCAGGGCGTGAACTACAAGCCCGGCGAGTACACGCGCTGGACCGTCTCCGGCCGCGACAGCACCTTCGAGCGCGCCTACCTCTTCAACGACGCCTCGGGCAACGCGTGGTGGAAGCTCAAGCTCACCCAGACCGCGCGCAACGAGACCATCATCTACGAGGCGCTCGTCACCGCCGACCGCACCAAGGTGCTGCGCCTGCGCGCGCGCCTGCCCAACCAGAGCGACGTGCAGGAGCTGCCCGTCGACGAGACGGCGACCGTCCCGCCCACGGCCCACATCGGCAACGGCGAGGACAAGGGCATCGAGTCCGTCACCGTGCCGGCGGGTGCGTTCAGCGCGCACCACATGGTCTACACCGGCGAGCGCGGAACGGCCGACGTCTGGACCACGGACAAGGTCCCCGGCAAAGCCATCCGCGTGCAGGCGCACGGCGGCCGCGGCGACGGCGCGGAGATGCTGCTCACCGCCTTCGGCTCCGACGCCAAGAGCGAGCTCGGCACCACGCCTTAGCGCGTCCGCCAGAGCCACATCGCGAAGAGCGCCGCGAAGATCGCGTCGGGCAGCGCCAGGCCCAGCGCGAGCGGCGGGATCGCGCCCGCCGCGAACGCGCCGATGAAGCAGATCGCGAAGCTGCCCTTGCCCGCGGCGCCGACCATCATGAACGTCCGGTCGGGCTCGTTGCGCAGGGCCATGCGCAGGTACGCGAGCCCGAAGATGAGCACCCAGGTCGCGATGAGCCAGAGGTAGAGCGGGTTCCCCTCGGGCAGGCCGAACACGCCGCGCACGAAGGCCATCGGCGGCGTGAAGAGCAGGGCGCCCGTGACGTTGAGGGGCGCGGTCGCGAAGAGCGCCTTGCGGACCGTGGGCCAGAGCGTGTCGGTGGTGGCGACCATGGCGAGCCGGAGGTTAGACCGCTTTCGGGGGTTCGAGCGCCACGTTCACCCGGATCCGCCAGCGCAGAGAAGCGTTCTCTGCAACGCCAAATCGAGCGAGAAGCGCTCAGCCGACGCTGAATCGAGCGAGAAGCGTTCTCATCAACGCCGAATCGAGCGTTCCGTGTTACCTGGTACGCATCGACGACCGATACGGATGCGCCAAACGGCTCAGGGCTTCGCCGACTCTGTCCGCGCCGCCAGCTCGCGCGCGAAGAACGCGCTGTGCTTGGCGAGTTGCTCCATGTACCCGCGGACGTCCTCGGCGTCATCGGCGGGCAGCTTCGCGTAGGGGATGACGTGCGCGTCGGGCACGTAGCGGAAGGTGAAGTTCACCCGCCGCGTCTCGAAGTCGGCCACGTTCAGCGCGAACACGCTTCCGGTGCGGTGATCCACGCGCTGCACGCGGTGGAAGAGCTGGTCCTTGAAGCGCGCGCCGCCGAAGACTTGAAGGGAGCCGTCGTCGAGCCACTGCTGCAGCGCCACCGCGTCGCGCTCGCCGGGCCGCTTGCTGGAGACGAACTGGAACAGCGCCCGCTCGCCCAGCGACACCGACGCCACCGGCCCGGGCTCGAAGTCCTTGTGCTCGCCCACGCGCGCGGTGTCGATGCGCTTCTCGCCCTCGACGCGGCTGCCGTAGAGGTTCACCAGGCAGGTGTTCAGGTGCCAGCCGTCCGGCAGATCCTCGCCGCGAAAGCGCGTCCGCGCGCGCCGCTCGATCTCCGCGACCAGCCGCGCGAGCACCGGCGGAAACGGCTCGGCCTTCACGCAGCGGTTCCAGATGCCCTTGGGCGGCCGGTAGTAGTCGAGGCACGCGAACTGCCAGTTGCCCAGCCAGTACACCGGACGCAGCAGCGCGCGCTGGGGCTGGCCCTTGGGCGGTGGGTGGTGCGCGGAGTAGCGCTGCTCCCAGAGCGGAAAGATGCTCTGCAGCCAGGCGACGATCTCCGCGCGATCGCTCGGCGTGACGAACTTCGGATCGTAGAGGTGTGCGCGCGCATCCGCGCGGGCGCGCACGCGCTGAAGACCTCGCGGCAGTCCGTAGTGAGGCTTCAGGCGTCGCCCTCGGCCTTCTCGGCCTCGCCGCCGCGCCGCATCCCGAGCGACTTCATCTTCTTGTAGAAGTGGCCGCGCTCGAGATCGAGCATGCGCGCCGCCTCGGTGACGTTGTCCTTCGCCGCGGTCAGCGCGCCGGTGATGATCTCCCGCTCGGCCTGTTCGACTTGATCGCGGAAGGTCTGTCCGGGCACGAAGCGCGCCGCGCCGTTGCTGCTCGGGGCCACGCGCTTGCGCGGCTCGCCCGGCATCACCGCCATCGCCTCGTCCGCGCTGACCTCGGCGCCCTCGCTGAGGATCGCCAGCCGCTCCACCAGGTTCTTCAGCTCGCGCACGTTGCCCGGATAGTCGTAGGCGGTGAACGCGGAGAGCGCGCCCGAGGCGAGCGTCTTCTGTTTGTAACCATTCCGTTCACAAGCCTCGGCGAGGAACGCGCGCACCAGATCCGGGATGTCCTCGCGGCGCTCGCGCAGCGGCGGCACGTGCATCGGAACGACATTCAGCCGGTAGTAGAGGTCCTCGCGGAACTCGTCGCGCTCGATGGCGCGCTGCAGGTCCTTGTTGCTCGCGGCGATCACGCGCACGTCGACCTTGATCGTCTCCGCGCCGCCCACGCGCTCCAGCTCGCCTTCCTGCAGCACGCGCAGCAGCTTGGCCTGCATGTTGGCGGGCATGTCGCCGACTTCATCGAGGAAGAGCGTGCCGCCGTCGGCCTGCTCGAAGCGCCCGCGCCGCGCGGTGAGCGCGCCGGTGAACGCGCCCTTCTCGTGGCCGAAGAGCTCGCTCTCGATGAGCTCGGCCGGAATGGCGGCGCAGTTGAGCTTCACGAACGGCGCCTTGGCGCGCTTGCTGTGCGCGTGGATGGCGCGCGCCACGAGCTCCTTGCCCGTGCCGTTCTCGCCGGCGATCAACACGCGGCCCTCGCTCGGCGCGGCCTTGCGAATCACCTCGTAGAGCTTCTGCATCGCCGGCCCGGAGCCGACCATGTCGTAGCGGCCCAGGCTCTTGCGCAGCTCGGCCACCGTCTGCGCGAGCGCGGAGTGCTCCAGCGCGTTCCGCAGCGCGACCAGCAGCCGCGCGGTCTCGATGGGCTTCTCGAGAAAGTCGCGCGCGCCGAGCTGCGTCGCCTTCACGGCGGTGTCGATGGTCCCGTGGCCGCTCATCATCACCACCGGCAGCCCGGGGCGGAGCTCCTGCATCTTGGCCAGGACCTCCAGGCCGTCCATGTCGGGCATCTTCACGTCCATCAAGACGGCGTCGACGGGCTTCGCGGCGATGGCCTCCAGCGCCAGCGTGCCGCCGCCAGCGACCTCACAGTGGTAGTCGGCCAGCTCCAGGGCCCGCTTGAGGGTGAGGAGGATGTTCTTCTCGTCGTCGACGATGAGGACCGTGGTGGCCATGGCGGAATCCTAGACCAGCTTCGCGCGTTCTCCTGCCCGCACAGTGCAGCTGGCGCGCCATGCGCGTTCCCGGCGCGCGGCCGGTTTGCGGCGCGTCCGGGTGGCCACAGCGAGGCTGGTCTGCCGCACGGACTCGATCGTTTGAACACAAAGGAATTTGATATCCCGGAACGGGCGGGGAATCTTTTCGTTGACACCTGCGCGAGGGCAGCCCTACAAGCGAAGCCGCTTTTCAGCCCTCTCCACTCGGAGAAAAGACATGCGCGTCCGTCTGCTTGGCATCGTGGGACTCACCGTCGCGGCCCTGGCGCTCACCGGCTGCCCCAAGAAGCCGGGCGAGTGCGAGACGACCGAGGATTGCAAGGGCCAGTCGGGCTACGAGAACGATGTCTGCGTGAACAAGCAGTGCCAGGAGTGCGGCGCCGACTCCGACTGCAAGCCGGGCTTCCTCTGCCAGGCCAACAAGTGCGTGCCCAAGCCGGAGTGCAGCCAGGACGCGGACTGCGGCGCGGGCAAGAAGTGCCAGGCCAACAAGTGCGTGGCCTCGGGCTGCAAGACCAACGCGGACTGCCCCGGCGGCAAGTGCCTGGCCAACGCGTGCCGGCCCACCAACGCCTGCAACGCCGACACCGACTGCACCGGCGGCGAGACCTGCCAGGCCGGCATCTGCAGCACGCCGCAGGCCTGCCAGCTCCAGAAGGTCAACTTCGGCTTCAACGAGTCGAGCCTCGACTCATCGGCGCAGGACATCCTCAAGAGCGACGCCGACTGCATCCAGAAGCGAAAGCTCTCCGTGGAGCTCCAGGGCAACGCCGACGAGCGCGGCACGGAGGAGTACAACCTGCACCTCGGCGAGCGGCGCGCGGCTTCGGTCAAGACGTATCTCCAGAAGCTGGGCGTGGAGTCGGGCAAGATGAAGACCATCTCCTTCGGCAAGGAGAAGCCCGTGAACCCCGGCCATGACGAGGCCGCCTGGGCCGAGAACCGCCGCGTGGACGTGGTCGAGCACTAAACCGTTCGGTTACATCGACGGTCCTGCGAGGGCGGCTTCGGCCGCCCTTTGCATTTCCCGCGTCGTTTACGGCTGGGACACCGGCCGGCCAGGGTGCGTGCGCGGACCGATCCACCGCCTCGCCCGCCGACATCGTGCTCGTACCGGGTAGGCGCAGTTCGCCGGATTCAGGGCGCGAGCTTGATGCGCTCCTCGTTCTGCCGGTGCGCCACGACGTTGATGTTCACCGTCTTGTGCAGCTTCTCGTCGGGGTTGGTGAGCTCCAGCTTGTGATGACCCGCGGGCACCACCTTGTTGTGGAGCGGGGTCTGGCCGAGCTCGCGGCCGTCGAGCTTCACCTCGGCCCAGGGCGAGGAGATCACCGTGAGCGTGCCCGTGGCGCGGTTGTGCGGCGTCGGCTCCAGGTCGGGCAGGGTGATCTCTTGCGGCCTGCCTCCGGCGTCGGCGACCGCGGGCGGCGGGCGCATGGCCGCGATCTCCGGCGGCGGACCAGAATCCACGACGGCCGTCGCCACCGGTTCGCGCTCGGGTGCCTTCGGCTTCGGCTCGCGCAGCAGGAGATAGCCGAGCGCAGCCACGAGCAGCACCGCCCCGCCGCCGAGCGCGTAGAGAACGACCGGTGGACGCCGCTCGCCCGGCCTGCGCGGCGGCTTCTGCGGCCTGGTGTCGGTGTGGGTGCTGTTGTCGTTGGGGTTGGTGGTGGTCGTCGTCGACGTGTCCTCGTCGGGATCGTGGGCGATGGCCTTGCGATCCAGTGAGGTGGGCTCGACGTCGAGGTCGAGCTTGCGCTTGCGCTCGGGGACGGTGCGATCCAGAAGCGGCTGCCTGCGCATCGGACCGGAGTCGGTGATGGGCTCGACCGGGAAGGGGAGCTTCTTGTTCGGCCCGGAGTCGGTGATGGGCTCGGGCGGGATGGGCAGCTTGCGCGGCGCGGGCGGCTTACCGCCGGCGATGGTGCGCGCCTCGTCGTCGAAGAGGCTGCTGCTCATCGCCTGGGTGACCTCGCCCTCGTCGTCGGCGATGGGCGGCGGCGGCAGCGAGCGCGGGCCGGTCATGTCCGGATCGAGCGCCAGCTGCGCGGGGTCGGTGCTCATCCGCGCGGCGGCAGCGGAGGTGCTGTCCGGCTTGGGGCGCGGCGCTGCTTCGATGATGGCCGCGGTGCGCAGCGCGGGGAGCTGCGCGTCGGCGAGCGCCTCTGCGGCGGTCGTGGGCAACGGGTCGTAGAGCAGGCCCATGAGCTGCGCGAGCTGGGTGCGGCCCGGCCCGTTGGAGCCCAGGTACTCGGAGAGCGCGTCGGCGAGCTCGAGCGCGCTCGAGAAGCGGTCCTGCGGTTTGGGCGCCACGCACTTGCCAATCAGCTTCGCGAGCGCCGGCGGCAGATCCGGGATGCTTCGCAGATCGCGCATGGGCTCGAAGAGCATGCGCTGGAGGATCTCGGCCTCGCTGCGTCCGGGGATGAGCGGCTCGGCCAGCGCGAGCTCGAAGAGCACGGCGCCGAGCGCGAACACGTCGGCGCGGCGATCGATGCCCTCGCTTCGGAGCTGCTCCGGCGAGCTGTAGCCGGCCTTGCCCTTGAGGCCGCCCTTGGTCGAGGTGGCGATCTGGCCGCGCGCCTTGGCCACGCCGAAGTCGACGACCTTGATGACGCCTTCCTGATCGAGCAGCAGGTTGTGTGGCGAGACGTCGCGGTGCACCAGGTTGAGCAGCGCCCCCGTGGAGTCGCGCGCCTCGTGCGCGTGGTGCAGCCCCAGCGCGGCCTGCTTCACCATCGCCGCGGCGCGCGCGGGCCCGATGCCGCCGCGCGACTCGGCCCTCTGCGACACGAGGTGCAGCGGGTAGCCGCGGATGTACTCCATGGCCAGGTAGAGCCGATTCTCGCTGCGTCCGAGGTCGAAGATCTGGACGAGGTTGGGGTGTGAGAGCGGCGCGGTGAGCCGGGCCTCGTCGAGGAACATGGCCTGGAAGCTCTCGTCCTCGGCGATGTGCGCGTGGATGAGCTTGAGGGCGATGAGCTCGGCGTTGTTCGGGTTCGGCCCGGTCGCGAGGAACACCTCGGCCATTCCGCCCGCGGCGATGCGGCGCAGCAGCTGGTAGCGGCCGAAGGTCTTCACGTCCGCTTGGAACTGTATGGGATCGCCCCGGCTGGGCAAGTTACCGCCGGAAAGCTGGTGGCTGGTGACTGGTGGCTGGTCGCTCGTTCGAAGCTTCCAGCTTGGGCGTCGCCCGTACCGGCCGACCGACCCACGACCCACGGCCCACGATCGGGCATCGAAATGAGAGTCCTTGGTTGACGCCGAAGGTGGCCCTACACTCGCGCGCCATGAAGAACCGAATTCTCACAGCGCTCCTGCTCGTGCTCAGCGCGTGCTACCCGGCCAGCCGCGGCAAGGACCTCGAGGCGCGCGTCGACAAGCTCGACGCCACCAGCAACGAGCTCGCCCGCCAGCTCTCCGACGAGCGCGACAACTTGAAGAAGCAAGCGGCCGAGCTCCAGGCCAAGGAGGACGACCTCGCTGCGCGCCTGGACAAGCTGGAGAAGGCCTCGCACACCAGCGACGCCGACGTGGGCGTGCAGATGCAGGGCGTCCGCGACGACGTCGCCAACCTGCGCGGCCAGGTCGACCAGTACCAGCACCGCATCGACCTGCTCGACCAGGGCCTCAAGCAGCTCTCCGACTCCACCGACGAGAAGTTCGCCGCGGTGAAGGGCGGCGACGCGCTCAAGCAGCTCGCCGCGCAGAAAGAGGCCGCGCAGATCAAGCGGCCCGCCGACAAGGCCGAGTTCCTCAAGCTCGCCGAGGACAAGGCCACCTCGGGCGACACCGCGCTCGCCCAGCAGCTCTATACCGAATGGTTACAAAAGTGGCCGAAGGATCCGCTCGCGGCCACGGCGCACTACAACCTGGGCAAGCTCTACCAGGACCAGAACCACCACCGCGAAGCGCTGGGCGAGTTCGGCGAGGTGGCCAAGAACTTCCCCAAGAGCCAGCAGGCCGCGCCCGCGCTCCTGCGCTCCAGCGAGTCGTTCTCCGCCCTGAACATGGCCGACGCCAGCCGGCTCGCGCTCGAGGCCCTGGAGAAGGACTACCCCAAGAGCCAGGAAGCCAAGATCGCGCACGAGAAGCTCAAGAAGTCCGCGCCCAAGAAGAAGGGCAAGTAGATGCGGCGCGTCCCGCTCGCAGCGCTGCTGGTGCTGGGCGCGTGTCACAAGGCCGCGCCCAAGCCGCCTGCTCCGCCCAAGCCGACCTTGACCCTCCTCGCCACGGGCGATGTCTGGGGCCAGGTCGAACCCTGCGGGTGACACCTCCACCCGACCGGCGGTCTGCCGCGTCGAGCCACCGCGATTCAGGACGCCCGGAAGGCCGGGCCCGTGCTCGTCTTCGACACGGGTGACACGCTGTTCACGCCTGGCCTGGCGCCCATCACCGACGCCGATCGACGCCGCGCGGATCTCCAGTCGCACGCGTTCGCCACGCTCGGCTACAGCGCGCTGGCCGTGGGCGAGCTCGACCTGCGCGACGGCCTCGCGAACCTGCGCGCCCGCATGGACAAGGACAAGCTGCCGTACCTGTCCGCGAACCTGGTCGACGCGAGCGGCGCGCGTCCCTTTCCGCCCTCGAAGCTGCTCGACGGACCGCAGGGCAAGGTGGGCGTGGTGGCGGTCACCGCGTTCGATGGCGAGGTGGCTGGCCTGCACGCGGAAGATCCCGCAGTGGCGCTCAAGCGCGAGGTCGCGGCGCTGCGATCGCAGGGCGCGACGACGGTGGTTGGCCTGGTTCACGCGCCGCGGCTCCACGTCGATCCCGTCCTCAAGGACTCGGGCGTCGACCTGGTGCTCATCGGCCACGACGGCGGGAGCGGCATGGTGATCCGCACTCCGCCCGGCTTTGCCTCGGGGCAGAAGGGCCGGGCGCTGATGCGGGTGTCGCTGGAGCTCGGCGAGGGCCCGGTCGTCGACGGCAACGCCGCCGAGGACGCGAAGAACGAAGTGAAGATGCTCGACAACATGCTCGCCATGGAGCAGCAGCGCCTGGGCACCGCCCACAACGACCAGGCGCGAGACTTCTTGAACAACCAGATGAAGAGCACCCGCGAGCGGCGCGAGAAGGCGCTCAAGCGCGCCGAGGCGCCCAGCGAAGGGCGAATGGTGAGCTCGCACCCCATCCAGCTCGATGAGCGCGTGCCCGACGAGCCGGAGCTCGCCAAGCAGGTGGATGCCGAAGTCACCGCGGACGGGCACTCGCCCGCCCGGTAGCTCGTCTAGCGGCCGCGGCGCGCGCGATCGCGCATGGCGTCGGCGAGCGAGGCGGCCTTCGCCAGCTTGGCGAAGTGCTCGCGCGCCAGGGCGGCGTCCGAGGGCGTGGTGATGGCGTTGCCCCAGGTCTGGGTCACGCTGCGCAGCGCCTTGGGGCCCAGGTCGGCTTCCTTGCGCAGCGCGCTCTTCACCTGCTTCACCGACTTGCCCGCGGCGTCCAGGCTCGCGGCCACTTCCGAGAGCCGGTTGTTCGGCACCCCCGCGTCGCGCAGGTAGGCCATTTCACTCACCAACACCGGCCCGTTGAGCGACTCGCCGCGGTCCTTGCCGTCGGGCAGCCCGTTCAGGAGCTGATCCCGCCAGAGCGTGAACTCCGATTCGAGCATTCCTGCCTCCACACCGGCCGAGTTGAGAAGTCTACGCCAGTTCGGCCGCTCGATTCCTTGAAAGGGTGTTCAGGTGCTCGAGATATATCGAGCCCGATCCAAAAATGCTCGGGAAAGTCGCGGCTTGGCGAGGCCTAGTTCCCCGCAGGGGGCAGGCTGGTGGCGGCCACCGACGTCGGGGCCAGGGCGGCCGCCAGCGGGTCCACCTGGCGGTGGAAGTCGGGGAGCAGCTTCTCGTCCACCGGATCAGCCCGGGGGAACTTCTGGGTCAGCGGATTGAGGAAGTGCCCGTTCTGCTTGAGCGCGAAGTGCAGGTGCGGCCCCGTCGAGCGCCCGGTCGTCCCCACGAAGCCAATGACCTTCTTCTGGGCCACGCGCGCGCCGGTCTTCACGCCTTCGCCGAAGCCCTGGAGGTGGCAGTAGCAGGTCTCCAGGCCGTTGCGGTGCTTGAGGCAGACCATGTTGCCGTTGGCGCCCTTGTAGCCGGCGTAGGTCACCGTGCCGTCGCCCACGGCCCAGACCGGCGTGCCCGGCGCGGCGCCGTAGTCCACGCCCTCGTGCTGCTTCTCGTACTTGAGGATGGGGTGGAAGCGCAGGCCGAACTTGCTGGTGATGTGCGCGTACTTGAGCGGGCTCTTGAGGAAGGTCTTGCGCGCGCTCTGGCCGGTGGCGTCGAAGTAGCTCGCGTCGCCGGAGGGGTCCTGGTAGCGGAACACGCGCTTGTCGCCGGTGACCGCGCCCTGGTACTCGGCCGCGAGCACCTCGCCGTAGCGCACCACGCGCCCGTTGGACACGTACTCCTCGACGATCGCGCGCACGACGTCGCCGTTGCGCACGTCGGTGTAGAAGTCCACGTCCCACGCGAACACGTCGGCCAGCGCGAGCGAGAGCTCCGGATCCGCGCCCGTCCTCGAGAGCGACTCGTAGAGCGAGCTCGCGATGGGCACTTCCACCCGCGTGACGCGCTTCTCGATGGCCACCTCGCGCTTCACCGCCACCCAGCGGTCGCCCTCGCGCGCGGCGCGCCAGGCATCCAGCGGCGGGCGGCGGTAGTTGAGCTCCAGCAGCGCCGGGCCGTCGAACGTGAGCGAGAGGTCGTCGCCCTCGCGCGCCTTCTTGAAGTCGAACACGCCCGCGAGCGCGGCCAGGACCTCGCGCGCCTGGTCCGCGTCGGCGCCGAGGCGGGAGAGCGCGGTCGCCAAGGTCTCGTCGCGATGCAGCCGGCCGAGGTGCACCTGGCGGCTCTCGTCGCGGTAGACGGGCTTGGGCGGCGGGGCAGGCGGACTCGGTGTCGGCGCGACGGCCACGGGCTGCGGCGGCGCGGGCGCGGGCGGCGGCGGCGCAGCCTTGCAGGCGAGGGCGAACGAGGCGAGGGCGACGACCGGAGCGAGGCGCTTCACGCCCCCGACGCTACCGCGGGACGGGATCTCGACCAACTTCCAGCGTTCGGGGGTTGACGCCAGCACAGGGCGCGAAAGAATCGGCCGGCTGCCCCGTCGGGCGGGAGGAAATGCATGCGTGCCCCCATCGCGCTGGTCGCCATCTTCGGTGCAGCGCTCGTCTCCGTGGGTTGCAGCAAGGGCCAGACGAACTGCATCCCCCGGCCCGACGCCGGCCCCCCGGTCGACGGCGGCGGCGGCGTTGACGGCGGCGGCACCGACGGCGGCTCGACGGACGCGGGCTCGACGGACGCGGGCGTGCTCG
Coding sequences:
- a CDS encoding OmpA family protein, with translation MRVRLLGIVGLTVAALALTGCPKKPGECETTEDCKGQSGYENDVCVNKQCQECGADSDCKPGFLCQANKCVPKPECSQDADCGAGKKCQANKCVASGCKTNADCPGGKCLANACRPTNACNADTDCTGGETCQAGICSTPQACQLQKVNFGFNESSLDSSAQDILKSDADCIQKRKLSVELQGNADERGTEEYNLHLGERRAASVKTYLQKLGVESGKMKTISFGKEKPVNPGHDEAAWAENRRVDVVEH
- a CDS encoding serine/threonine protein kinase; translation: MKTFGRYQLLRRIAAGGMAEVFLATGPNPNNAELIALKLIHAHIAEDESFQAMFLDEARLTAPLSHPNLVQIFDLGRSENRLYLAMEYIRGYPLHLVSQRAESRGGIGPARAAAMVKQAALGLHHAHEARDSTGALLNLVHRDVSPHNLLLDQEGVIKVVDFGVAKARGQIATSTKGGLKGKAGYSSPEQLRSEGIDRRADVFALGAVLFELALAEPLIPGRSEAEILQRMLFEPMRDLRSIPDLPPALAKLIGKCVAPKPQDRFSSALELADALSEYLGSNGPGRTQLAQLMGLLYDPLPTTAAEALADAQLPALRTAAIIEAAPRPKPDSTSAAAARMSTDPAQLALDPDMTGPRSLPPPPIADDEGEVTQAMSSSLFDDEARTIAGGKPPAPRKLPIPPEPITDSGPNKKLPFPVEPITDSGPMRRQPLLDRTVPERKRKLDLDVEPTSLDRKAIAHDPDEDTSTTTTTNPNDNSTHTDTRPQKPPRRPGERRPPVVLYALGGGAVLLVAALGYLLLREPKPKAPEREPVATAVVDSGPPPEIAAMRPPPAVADAGGRPQEITLPDLEPTPHNRATGTLTVISSPWAEVKLDGRELGQTPLHNKVVPAGHHKLELTNPDEKLHKTVNINVVAHRQNEERIKLAP
- a CDS encoding sigma-54-dependent Fis family transcriptional regulator; protein product: MATTVLIVDDEKNILLTLKRALELADYHCEVAGGGTLALEAIAAKPVDAVLMDVKMPDMDGLEVLAKMQELRPGLPVVMMSGHGTIDTAVKATQLGARDFLEKPIETARLLVALRNALEHSALAQTVAELRKSLGRYDMVGSGPAMQKLYEVIRKAAPSEGRVLIAGENGTGKELVARAIHAHSKRAKAPFVKLNCAAIPAELIESELFGHEKGAFTGALTARRGRFEQADGGTLFLDEVGDMPANMQAKLLRVLQEGELERVGGAETIKVDVRVIAASNKDLQRAIERDEFREDLYYRLNVVPMHVPPLRERREDIPDLVRAFLAEACERNGYKQKTLASGALSAFTAYDYPGNVRELKNLVERLAILSEGAEVSADEAMAVMPGEPRKRVAPSSNGAARFVPGQTFRDQVEQAEREIITGALTAAKDNVTEAARMLDLERGHFYKKMKSLGMRRGGEAEKAEGDA
- a CDS encoding tetratricopeptide repeat protein, yielding MKNRILTALLLVLSACYPASRGKDLEARVDKLDATSNELARQLSDERDNLKKQAAELQAKEDDLAARLDKLEKASHTSDADVGVQMQGVRDDVANLRGQVDQYQHRIDLLDQGLKQLSDSTDEKFAAVKGGDALKQLAAQKEAAQIKRPADKAEFLKLAEDKATSGDTALAQQLYTEWLQKWPKDPLAATAHYNLGKLYQDQNHHREALGEFGEVAKNFPKSQQAAPALLRSSESFSALNMADASRLALEALEKDYPKSQEAKIAHEKLKKSAPKKKGK
- a CDS encoding M23 family metallopeptidase, with product MVEIPSRGSVGGVKRLAPVVALASFALACKAAPPPPAPAPPQPVAVAPTPSPPAPPPKPVYRDESRQVHLGRLHRDETLATALSRLGADADQAREVLAALAGVFDFKKAREGDDLSLTFDGPALLELNYRRPPLDAWRAAREGDRWVAVKREVAIEKRVTRVEVPIASSLYESLSRTGADPELSLALADVFAWDVDFYTDVRNGDVVRAIVEEYVSNGRVVRYGEVLAAEYQGAVTGDKRVFRYQDPSGDASYFDATGQSARKTFLKSPLKYAHITSKFGLRFHPILKYEKQHEGVDYGAAPGTPVWAVGDGTVTYAGYKGANGNMVCLKHRNGLETCYCHLQGFGEGVKTGARVAQKKVIGFVGTTGRSTGPHLHFALKQNGHFLNPLTQKFPRADPVDEKLLPDFHRQVDPLAAALAPTSVAATSLPPAGN
- a CDS encoding alpha-ketoglutarate-dependent dioxygenase AlkB; this translates as MPRGLQRVRARADARAHLYDPKFVTPSDRAEIVAWLQSIFPLWEQRYSAHHPPPKGQPQRALLRPVYWLGNWQFACLDYYRPPKGIWNRCVKAEPFPPVLARLVAEIERRARTRFRGEDLPDGWHLNTCLVNLYGSRVEGEKRIDTARVGEHKDFEPGPVASVSLGERALFQFVSSKRPGERDAVALQQWLDDGSLQVFGGARFKDQLFHRVQRVDHRTGSVFALNVADFETRRVNFTFRYVPDAHVIPYAKLPADDAEDVRGYMEQLAKHSAFFARELAARTESAKP